One part of the Vibrio palustris genome encodes these proteins:
- a CDS encoding TrkH family potassium uptake protein translates to MQFRSIIRIVGLLLALFSLSMLAPALVALIYRDGEGVPFVSTFFILLFAGGVAWFPNRQYRHELKSRDGFLIVVLFWVVIGSAGSLPFLLSDRPEVSLTNAFFESFSALTTTGATVIVGLDDLPKAILFYRQFLQWFGGMGIIVLAVAILPVLGIGGMQLYRAEIPGPVKDTKVTPRIAETAKALWYIYLSLTLSCALAYWFAGMTAFDAICHSFSTIAIGGFSTHDASMGYFNSHTINLITVFFLLISACNFTLHYAAFSSGGVHLKYYWKDSEFRSFFLIQTVLFVLCFSMLLAHETYGSFSDTFNQALFQTVSISTTAGFTTTGFSQWPLFLPVLLLFSSFIGGCAGSTGGGMKVIRILLLTLQGVREMKRLVHPRAIYPIKFGHAALPQRVIDAVWGFFATYTLVFIVCMLALMATGMEELSAFSAVAATLNNLGPGLGDVAVHFADVNDAAKWILVVSMIFGRLEIFTLLILFTPTFWRS, encoded by the coding sequence ATGCAGTTTCGTTCTATTATTCGTATCGTCGGCCTATTATTGGCACTTTTTAGTCTTTCAATGTTGGCTCCAGCATTGGTTGCACTTATTTATCGAGATGGTGAAGGTGTTCCTTTTGTTTCTACCTTCTTTATTTTGTTGTTTGCCGGAGGTGTGGCATGGTTTCCAAACCGCCAATATCGACACGAACTTAAATCTAGAGATGGTTTTCTCATTGTGGTTTTATTCTGGGTGGTCATTGGCAGTGCCGGTTCGCTACCTTTCTTATTATCCGATCGTCCAGAAGTGTCTCTTACCAATGCTTTTTTTGAATCCTTTTCTGCCCTAACGACGACAGGCGCAACGGTCATTGTTGGTTTGGATGATTTACCTAAAGCGATTCTCTTTTATCGTCAATTCTTACAGTGGTTCGGTGGCATGGGGATCATTGTACTTGCCGTTGCAATTTTGCCCGTATTGGGAATTGGTGGAATGCAGCTTTATCGGGCTGAAATTCCGGGCCCCGTTAAAGATACCAAAGTCACCCCGCGGATTGCCGAAACTGCGAAAGCGTTATGGTATATCTATTTAAGCTTAACGCTTTCATGTGCGCTTGCGTATTGGTTTGCCGGTATGACAGCTTTTGATGCGATTTGCCATAGCTTCTCGACGATTGCGATTGGTGGTTTCTCGACTCATGACGCGAGCATGGGGTATTTCAACAGTCACACCATCAACCTTATTACTGTCTTCTTTCTCTTAATTTCCGCATGTAACTTTACTTTGCACTACGCAGCATTCTCGTCTGGTGGCGTACATTTAAAATATTATTGGAAGGACAGTGAGTTTCGCTCGTTTTTTCTTATTCAAACAGTATTGTTCGTGTTGTGCTTTAGTATGTTATTGGCTCATGAAACTTATGGCTCGTTCTCGGATACGTTTAATCAGGCGCTCTTTCAAACCGTATCAATATCGACCACTGCTGGCTTTACTACGACAGGCTTTTCCCAGTGGCCATTATTCCTCCCGGTATTATTACTTTTCTCTTCTTTTATAGGCGGCTGTGCTGGTTCGACTGGAGGTGGGATGAAAGTGATACGTATTCTATTGTTAACGCTACAAGGGGTACGTGAAATGAAGCGTTTAGTGCATCCTCGCGCTATTTATCCTATAAAGTTTGGCCATGCTGCTCTACCACAACGTGTTATTGATGCGGTTTGGGGGTTCTTTGCTACTTATACATTAGTGTTTATCGTCTGTATGCTGGCACTAATGGCAACAGGTATGGAAGAACTGAGTGCGTTTTCTGCTGTTGCTGCGACTCTAAATAACTTAGGACCCGGACTTGGCGATGTCGCGGTTCATTTTGCGGACGTGAATGATGCGGCGAAATGGATTCTAGTCGTTTCTATGATATTTGGTCGACTCGAGATCTTCACATTACTTATTTTGTTTACGCCGACTTTTTGGCGAAGCTAA
- a CDS encoding YigZ family protein: MSLQPFLIPASPVRFEEEIKKSTFITYLAHTPSIEEAKAFVDSIKSQHKDARHNCWGFVAGRAEDSMQWGFSDDGEPSGTAGKPILAQLTGSGVGELTAVVTRYFGGIRLGTGGLVKAYGGGVQQALKQLKTIEKKVTTHLELKLDYPLIPLTQSIMAQFAAVEVKADYSEKVELVIELECLQVSAFTEALVNKSGAKVLINQPK; this comes from the coding sequence ATGAGTTTGCAGCCTTTTCTAATTCCAGCGTCACCAGTACGTTTTGAAGAAGAAATAAAAAAAAGTACTTTTATTACCTACTTAGCCCATACTCCGAGCATTGAGGAGGCGAAGGCTTTTGTCGATAGCATCAAGTCTCAGCATAAAGATGCGCGGCATAATTGTTGGGGATTTGTAGCAGGTAGAGCTGAAGATTCTATGCAATGGGGATTTAGTGATGATGGAGAACCATCGGGTACCGCGGGTAAACCTATTTTAGCTCAACTGACAGGCTCCGGTGTGGGTGAACTTACTGCTGTCGTGACTCGCTATTTTGGGGGTATTCGACTGGGTACTGGCGGATTAGTTAAGGCGTATGGTGGCGGGGTCCAACAAGCACTAAAACAATTAAAGACTATTGAGAAAAAAGTGACTACTCACTTAGAACTTAAATTAGACTATCCTCTAATACCTCTAACACAGTCTATAATGGCTCAGTTTGCGGCAGTAGAAGTGAAAGCTGACTATAGTGAAAAGGTAGAGTTAGTGATTGAACTAGAATGTCTTCAGGTTAGCGCCTTTACAGAAGCTCTCGTCAATAAAAGCGGTGCAAAGGTTCTAATAAACCAGCCAAAATAA
- the fadB gene encoding fatty acid oxidation complex subunit alpha FadB, whose amino-acid sequence MIYQHNGITLTLHPNSIIELCFCASGSVNKLDLNTLTSLNSALDVINTYDDCRGVILTSNKASFIVGADITQFLTLFNAPEAELIAWLQYANHVFNRLEDLAIPTISVLSGYVLGGGCECVLTTDFRIGDTTTKIGLPETKLGIIPGFGGTVRLPRLIGVDNALEAITQGKQLTANQALSAGLLDAIVESDSLFNSAITTLSQAIKHPEIWQARRARKTKPLLLAESEQALSFSMAKSLVKMKVGAHYPAPLAAIDTIMKAANQSRDQAQQIETQSFVTLVKLPSAHALVGLFLNDQFIKNRYTLNKTPPADKKIAVIGAGIMGGGIAYQVASHDIPVILKDIQQEALTLGLNEVSGLLNKQLSRGKIDGPRQAHVLTHIQPTLSYQDIRLADTIIEAVVENPTVKCAVLSEIETQVSEHAIMASNTSTIPISELAKSLNNPERFCGMHFFNPVHRMPLVEIIRGEKTSQATIDHITSLAMSLGKTPVVVNDCPGFFVNRVLFPYFAAFRLLIRDGVDFVRIDTIMEERFGWPMGPAYLLDVVGLDTAYHAQQVMNQGYPTRFYTIEHDVLTLLYEQKLWGKKTQAGFYAYTTDKKGNVQKTPNENATSLIKSLPISTSTITDDEIIERMMIPMLNEVLLCLDENIVATPQEADTALVYGLGFPPFHGGPCQYLDTLGLDTFIQQLTKYQDLGPLYHQPASLKAMQKAHSRFYHQRYQADLPSVPSIEKEH is encoded by the coding sequence ATGATCTATCAGCACAACGGTATCACCTTAACACTCCATCCTAATAGCATTATTGAATTATGTTTTTGCGCTTCTGGTTCTGTGAATAAATTGGATTTAAATACATTGACGTCTTTAAACAGTGCCCTTGATGTCATTAACACTTATGACGACTGTCGCGGTGTGATTCTGACTTCAAACAAAGCAAGCTTTATTGTTGGCGCAGACATCACCCAATTCCTTACCTTATTTAACGCCCCTGAAGCAGAGCTCATTGCCTGGCTACAATATGCTAATCACGTATTTAATCGCTTAGAAGATCTCGCAATACCGACCATTTCAGTATTGAGTGGCTATGTACTGGGGGGCGGATGTGAGTGTGTACTTACTACAGATTTCCGTATTGGGGATACAACGACCAAGATTGGTTTACCAGAAACAAAATTAGGTATTATTCCCGGTTTCGGGGGAACGGTACGCCTGCCACGCTTAATTGGTGTCGATAACGCGTTAGAAGCGATCACTCAAGGGAAGCAACTCACAGCTAATCAAGCTTTATCTGCTGGACTACTTGATGCAATTGTAGAGTCAGACTCCTTATTCAACTCTGCCATCACCACTTTATCCCAAGCCATCAAGCATCCTGAAATATGGCAAGCACGTCGTGCACGTAAAACCAAACCTCTGTTATTGGCTGAATCAGAGCAGGCATTAAGCTTTAGTATGGCCAAATCTCTCGTTAAAATGAAAGTGGGTGCTCACTATCCTGCTCCACTAGCAGCGATTGATACCATAATGAAGGCGGCGAACCAATCTCGAGACCAAGCACAACAGATAGAAACCCAATCTTTTGTCACCTTGGTAAAACTTCCTTCTGCTCATGCATTAGTCGGGCTCTTTCTCAATGATCAATTTATTAAAAACCGCTATACACTCAATAAAACTCCACCAGCTGATAAAAAAATCGCCGTGATTGGCGCTGGCATCATGGGGGGTGGTATTGCCTATCAAGTCGCCTCTCATGATATTCCGGTCATACTGAAAGACATTCAACAAGAAGCATTAACCTTAGGCCTAAACGAAGTGTCTGGCCTCCTTAATAAGCAGCTTTCTCGAGGTAAGATTGATGGGCCTCGTCAAGCTCATGTTTTAACTCATATCCAACCGACCCTGTCGTATCAAGATATTCGACTTGCTGACACTATTATTGAAGCTGTGGTAGAAAATCCGACGGTAAAATGCGCAGTGCTTAGTGAGATAGAAACACAAGTTTCTGAACATGCGATTATGGCGTCGAACACATCAACGATTCCAATTAGCGAACTGGCGAAATCTCTAAATAATCCAGAACGCTTTTGCGGTATGCACTTTTTTAATCCTGTGCATCGCATGCCACTTGTCGAGATCATTCGTGGTGAGAAAACCTCACAAGCAACCATTGACCATATAACGTCGTTAGCAATGTCGCTTGGCAAAACCCCGGTCGTCGTTAATGATTGCCCAGGTTTTTTTGTCAATCGCGTTTTATTTCCTTATTTCGCAGCGTTTCGGCTGCTCATTCGCGATGGTGTCGATTTCGTAAGGATCGACACCATTATGGAGGAGCGCTTTGGCTGGCCTATGGGACCCGCTTATTTACTTGATGTGGTAGGTTTAGATACCGCCTATCATGCACAGCAAGTTATGAACCAAGGATACCCTACTCGTTTTTATACCATCGAGCACGATGTACTAACATTGCTCTATGAACAAAAGTTATGGGGTAAAAAAACACAAGCAGGTTTTTATGCTTATACGACGGATAAAAAAGGCAACGTTCAAAAAACACCGAATGAAAATGCCACCAGCTTGATTAAGTCTCTACCTATATCAACGAGTACAATCACAGATGATGAGATCATTGAGCGTATGATGATTCCTATGCTCAACGAAGTGTTGTTATGTTTAGATGAAAATATTGTCGCCACCCCACAAGAAGCCGACACCGCTTTAGTTTATGGATTAGGGTTCCCCCCTTTCCATGGAGGCCCTTGTCAATATCTCGATACATTGGGGTTAGATACTTTTATCCAACAATTAACTAAGTATCAGGATTTAGGGCCGCTTTATCATCAGCCAGCTTCGTTGAAAGCTATGCAAAAAGCACATTCGCGCTTTTATCACCAACGCTATCAAGCAGATTTACCATCAGTTCCATCCATAGAAAAGGAGCACTGA